A single window of Sporosarcina sp. Marseille-Q4943 DNA harbors:
- a CDS encoding GNAT family N-acetyltransferase — MEHRKTYNAMKLKHKNGNLVIEGPIPGNEFANLDFHEDLIAFRPPEQQHKALIEIADLPEGRIIIVRDMNQIVGYVTYLYPDPLERWSKGKMENLIELGAIEVIPKYRGGGVGKALLEVSMMDDAMEDYIIITTEYYWHWDLKGTKLNVWEYRKVMEKMMNAGGLEYYATDDPEISSHPANCLMARIGKRVDQDSVQQFDSLRFMNRFMY, encoded by the coding sequence TTGGAGCATAGGAAAACGTATAATGCGATGAAACTGAAACATAAGAATGGCAACCTCGTCATAGAAGGACCGATTCCTGGCAACGAATTCGCCAACTTAGATTTCCATGAAGACTTGATTGCTTTCAGACCGCCTGAGCAGCAGCATAAAGCACTGATCGAAATCGCCGATCTTCCGGAAGGACGAATAATCATCGTACGCGATATGAACCAAATTGTCGGGTATGTGACTTATTTGTATCCCGATCCCCTCGAGAGATGGTCGAAAGGCAAGATGGAGAATCTCATCGAGTTGGGGGCGATCGAGGTGATTCCTAAATATAGGGGCGGTGGAGTTGGGAAGGCATTGCTCGAAGTGTCCATGATGGATGATGCAATGGAGGATTATATTATTATCACGACCGAATATTATTGGCATTGGGATTTAAAAGGGACGAAACTGAACGTGTGGGAATACCGGAAAGTGATGGAGAAGATGATGAATGCAGGCGGGTTGGAATATTATGCAACCGATGACCCCGAGATCAGCTCGCATCCCGCGAATTGCCTCATGGCGAGAATCGGCAAAAGAGTCGATCAAGACTCAGTCCAACAGTTTGACAGTCTACGTTTCATGAACCGTTTCATGTATTGA
- the acsA gene encoding acetate--CoA ligase: MENNILPVMQGDYQLQDYDQTAKDFKWSEVEKEFSWHETGLINIAHEAVDRHANSYRKNKVALFYKDAKRKEAFTYNEMKRMSNKAANVMTNHSALEKGDRIFVFMPRSPELYFAILGALKMGTIVGPLFEAFMEGAVYDRLSDSEAKAIVTTPELLDRIPVDKLPHLKTIFLVGENIEENDKYIDFNKHLKKASPYFQVEWLDRESPTLLHYTSGSTGKPKGVLHVQEAMVQQLQTARWVLDLKDEDVFWCTADPGWVTGTAYGIFGPMLAGATSLIVGGRFSTDSWYESIQEYGVTVWYSAPTAFRMLMGAGAGPLEKYDLSSLRHILSVGEPLNPEVIRWGMEVFKLRIHDTWWMTETGAQTICNFGSLPIKLGSMGKAVPGIEAAIVDDRGQVLPPNRMGNLAIKKGWPAMMRQIWNNPEKYDSYFLNDEWYVSGDSAYMDEDGYFFFQGRVDDVIMTSGERVGPFEVESKLLEHPAIVEAGVIGKPDPVRGEIIKAFVALHEGYEPSEELEEDIKQFVKKELAAHAAPREIEFKDKLPKTRSGKIMRRVLKAWELNLPTGDLSTMED; this comes from the coding sequence ATGGAAAACAACATCTTACCTGTAATGCAGGGGGACTATCAATTACAGGATTATGACCAAACGGCGAAGGATTTTAAATGGTCTGAAGTAGAGAAGGAGTTCAGCTGGCATGAGACCGGGCTTATTAACATCGCGCACGAGGCTGTGGATCGTCATGCGAATTCCTATCGGAAAAACAAAGTTGCTCTTTTTTACAAAGATGCGAAACGCAAGGAAGCGTTTACGTATAATGAAATGAAAAGAATGTCCAATAAAGCGGCAAATGTAATGACGAACCATTCGGCGTTGGAAAAAGGGGACCGTATTTTCGTTTTCATGCCACGCTCGCCAGAGTTGTACTTCGCGATACTTGGGGCATTGAAGATGGGGACGATTGTTGGACCGCTTTTCGAAGCGTTCATGGAAGGGGCGGTCTATGACAGGCTTTCCGACAGTGAAGCGAAAGCGATTGTGACAACGCCTGAATTGTTGGACAGGATTCCTGTAGACAAATTGCCACACTTGAAGACAATCTTTCTAGTTGGCGAAAATATTGAAGAAAATGATAAGTATATAGATTTCAATAAACATTTGAAAAAAGCTTCTCCGTACTTCCAAGTAGAGTGGTTGGATCGGGAGTCTCCGACGCTGCTCCATTATACGTCCGGCTCCACCGGCAAACCGAAGGGCGTTCTGCATGTGCAGGAAGCGATGGTGCAGCAATTGCAGACAGCACGTTGGGTATTGGATTTAAAGGACGAAGACGTTTTTTGGTGTACTGCGGATCCCGGTTGGGTTACAGGGACGGCGTACGGGATCTTTGGTCCGATGCTAGCAGGTGCGACATCGTTGATTGTCGGAGGAAGATTTTCCACAGATAGTTGGTATGAATCCATTCAAGAGTATGGCGTAACGGTTTGGTATAGTGCGCCGACAGCTTTCAGGATGTTGATGGGCGCGGGTGCGGGTCCATTGGAGAAATATGATCTATCATCCTTGCGTCATATTTTGTCAGTCGGAGAACCGTTGAACCCTGAAGTTATCCGTTGGGGGATGGAAGTGTTCAAGCTACGGATCCATGATACTTGGTGGATGACGGAAACAGGGGCGCAAACGATCTGTAACTTTGGATCATTGCCAATCAAATTGGGTTCTATGGGGAAAGCTGTTCCGGGCATCGAAGCGGCAATCGTCGATGATCGCGGGCAAGTGTTGCCTCCGAATCGGATGGGCAATTTGGCCATAAAAAAAGGATGGCCAGCAATGATGCGGCAAATTTGGAATAACCCTGAGAAGTATGACTCGTATTTCTTGAATGATGAATGGTATGTTTCCGGAGATTCAGCTTATATGGACGAGGACGGCTATTTCTTTTTCCAAGGGCGAGTCGATGATGTTATCATGACGAGCGGAGAACGAGTAGGACCCTTTGAAGTGGAAAGCAAATTGCTGGAGCATCCAGCGATTGTAGAGGCGGGTGTCATCGGAAAACCCGATCCGGTCCGCGGTGAAATCATAAAGGCTTTTGTCGCACTACATGAAGGATATGAGCCTTCCGAAGAACTTGAGGAAGACATCAAGCAATTCGTCAAAAAGGAACTGGCAGCACATGCGGCGCCAAGGGAAATCGAATTTAAGGACAAGCTGCCGAAGACGAGAAGCGGTAAAATTATGCGTCGTGTATTGAAAGCATGGGAACTGAACTTGCCGACAGGCGACTTATCGACGATGGAAGACTGA
- a CDS encoding acetoin utilization AcuB family protein, with product MLIEEIMKRKVISLTQEHTVRDALTIMQENKIRHLPIVSDAKGLVGIVTDRDLKEVVPSLYSDSCDVTVFNVPLSEIMSKNPISGHPMDFVEEAAVIFYDNQIGCLPIVSGGKLVGILTETDLLYKYIELTGVHQPGSQIEVRVPNIPGILFEVSKVFHEHKLNVQSVLVYPDKENEDNKILVIRVKTMNPLNVINGLRKNGFEVLWPNVPGIDL from the coding sequence GTGTTAATTGAAGAGATTATGAAAAGGAAAGTCATCTCCCTTACACAAGAACATACTGTGAGAGATGCCTTGACAATTATGCAGGAAAATAAAATTCGGCATCTCCCGATCGTTTCGGATGCTAAAGGGCTCGTCGGCATCGTGACGGACCGGGATCTGAAAGAAGTGGTCCCTTCCCTCTATTCCGACTCTTGTGATGTAACCGTTTTCAATGTACCTTTATCTGAAATCATGTCGAAAAATCCAATTAGCGGCCATCCAATGGATTTTGTCGAAGAGGCCGCGGTCATTTTTTATGATAACCAAATCGGCTGTCTTCCGATCGTCTCGGGCGGTAAGCTCGTCGGCATCCTGACGGAGACGGATTTATTGTATAAGTATATCGAATTGACCGGGGTTCATCAGCCAGGATCCCAGATTGAAGTGCGTGTCCCGAATATACCCGGCATCCTCTTTGAAGTGTCCAAAGTGTTCCATGAGCATAAATTGAATGTGCAAAGTGTTCTCGTGTACCCCGATAAGGAAAACGAAGATAATAAAATTCTTGTCATTCGCGTCAAGACGATGAATCCGCTCAATGTCATAAATGGCTTGCGTAAAAATGGATTTGAAGTCCTGTGGCCGAATGTACCTGGCATTGACCTATGA